The DNA segment ATACCGACAGTACAGATGTCTTGCAGCTCTTGGTCTTTACCTTCTTCTTTCGCTACCACCCAAGGGGCTTTTTCATCAACGTACTGGTTGGCTTTATCGGCAAGCGCTGTGATTTCACGAATAGCACGGCCAAATTCACGCGTTTCGTATAACTCACCAATACGATCAGCCGCATCAGCAAATTCTTGATAAAGTGCTGGTTCAGCAAATTGCGTTGATAACTTGCCTTCAAAACGTTTAGTGATAAAGCCTGCATTACGGGACGCAAGGTTTACTATTTTGTTGACCACATCTGAGTTTACGCGTTGGGTAAAGTCTTCAAGGTTCAAGTCTAAATCATCAATGCGACTGTTGAGTTTTGCCGCGTAGTAATAGCGTAAGCACTCAGGGTCTAGGTGTTTCAAGTAAGTGCTTGCTTTTACGAAAGTGCCTTTCGATTTAGACATTTTCGCGCCATTAACCGTTACATAACCATGAACGAATACGTTGTTTGGTTTACGGAAACCCGCACCATCTAGCATGGCTGGCCAGAATAGGCTGTGGAAGTAAACGATGTCTTTACCGATGAAGTGGTAAAGCTCTGCATCGCTGTCTTGCTTCCAGTAATCGTCAAAGTTTAAATCATCACGTTTGTCACATAGGTTTTTGAATGACCCCATGTAACCGATCGGTGCATCGAGCCATACGTAGAAGAACTTATTTTTCTCGCCTGGGATTTCGAAGCCAAAATAGGGTGCGTCACGAGAAATATCCCATTGTTGCAAGCCACCTTCAAACCACTCCTGCATTTTGTTGGCAGTTTCGGCTTGTAGAGAACCAGAGCGAGTCCACTCTTTTAGCATGCTTTGGAATTGAGGTAAGTCAAAGAAGAAATGCTCAGAATCTTTCATGACTGGTGTCGCACCAGAAACCGCTGATTTTGGGTTGATAAGATCGGTTGGGCTGTATGTTTCACCACAAGCGTCACAGTTATCACCGTATTGGTCTTCGGCTTTACATTTCGGGCAAGTCCCTTTTACAAAACGGTCTGGTAAGAACATTTCTTTTTCAGGGTCGAATAACTGCGAAATGGTACGGCTAGTAATAAAACCATTTTCTTTTAAACGCAGATAAATCAGCGAAGCTAACTCACGGTTTTCTTCACTGTGAGTGCTGTGGTAGTTGTCAAAGCTGATGTTGAAGCCGACGAAATCTTGCTCGTGTTCTTTTTGGACTTCGGCAATCATATCTTCTGGTTTAATGCCAAGCTGTTGCGCTTTCAACATGATTGGCGTGCCGTGTGCGTCATCAGCACAAATAAAGTTTACTGTATTACCACGTAGGCGCTGATAACGAACCCAAACGTCAGCTTGAATGTGTTCAAGCATGTGGCCGAGGTGAATTGAGCCATTTGCATATGGAAGTGCGCAGGTTACCAAAATTTTTCTTGGGTCAGTTGCCATAGTCTATTTCGCTTCTTATTCTTTAAGATGTTTTTGAAGATGGGGAAAGCCCAAGCCACACATGAAATCAATTCAGGTGTTAAAGGTGGGTTTATCGTCATCATTATATTGGCAATGATTCTACCCGATACCTAACTAACTTCAAGAAAACATCCGTGTAAGAAAAGGATTTTTATGCTGCCATTCACCTATAGCACAAGGCCCGGCTTAATTTTTATTGTTTGGTGACGCTATTTTGATGTAAGCGAAATATTGTTAGCATAGTTGCAGGTTGAAACCGTTTGGTAAGGGAAATTATGTCTACTCGTGATTCTGAAGCATTCACTATGCAGCAACAATGCATACAACACTTAAATCAATTTCAGCATGAGGCGCTCGTTGATGGTTGGGCTGACACACCAAATATGGTCGGTATTAACCAAGATAATCATGTGATCATCAATTTACCTTTTGTTTATCAAGGTCTGACCGAAGCCATGCAAGCATGGTGCGATGAGCAGACGACATTGGGTTTTCCTACTGTGGAGGTCACGACTAAGATTAAACCTTTAGAAACCAAGTTAGCTCAGCCGGTTAAAGGCGTGAAAAACATTCTAGCTGTCACGTCGGCAAAAGGTGGGGTAGGTAAATCGACAACGGCAGTGAATCTTGCATTAGCTTTGCATGCACTTGGAGCAAAAGTCGGTTTGCTCGATGCCGATATTTATGGACCATCCGTGCCGTTAATGTTGGGCACGAAAGGTAAAAAGCCAGAGGTACGAGATAATAAATGGATGCTGCCCGTACAAGCACATGGATTATATACCAACTCCATTGGCTACCTCATTGATGATCAAGATGCCGCAGTTTGGCGCGGGCCTATGGCATCTAAAGCTTTGAATCAGATCCTTAATGAAACGTTATGGCCTGAGTTGGATTATCTAGTCATGGATATGCCGCCGGGTACAGGTGATATTCAATTAACGCTCGCTCAACAAGTACCGGTTACTTCTGCTTTAGTGGTGACCACGCCACAAGATCTTGCACTTGCTGATGCCAGAAAAGGGGTGGCGATGTTTGAAAAAGTCGATACGCCGGTTTTAGGCTTGATTGAAAATATGAGTTATCACATTTGTTCTCAGTGTGGTCATCATGAAGCTATTTTTGGGCAGGGTGGCGCTCACAAGATGGCTCAGGATATGCAATTGCCTCTTTTGGCGCAAATCCCACTACATATCGATCTACGTACTGACATTGATAATGGTTGCCCAACCGTTACTTCAAGGCCAGATAGTGAGCACAGTGCGATTTATTTTCAGTTGGCTTCCAATATTTCAACCAATCTTTTTTGGCAAGGAAAACCGAGAGTAGACGACATCATGTTTGTCGAGGTGAACTAATTGATTGAGAAATAGGCATCTATTGTTTGATTCCATTAATAAATGCGTTTTGCAACTCGCACCACGGTTACGTTTAGGTATATAATCAAGCGGTTTAAATACCCATTTTGATGAGATGAAACCATCGACATCGGTTTGGGTTTTCCTTGTCACTTTTGAGCTTGGGTGCTTTACATGTCAGAACAACAAAACATGCCTGAAAAAAACAAATGCGTCATTGTAGGAATCGCCGGCGCATCGGCTTCAGGGAAGAGCTTAATTGCAAGCACCATTTATAAAGAATTACGTGCCAAAGTGGGTGATAATCAGATCGGCGTGATTACAGAAGACTGTTATTACCGCGATCAAAGCCATTTGAGCATGGAAGAGCGAGTTAAAACCAATTACGACCATCCGAGTGCATTAGACCATGATTTACTGTGTGAACAACTAGAAAAGTTGATTCAAGGTGAGTCAGTTGAAATTCCAGAGTACAGCTATTCAGAACATACCCGCACTAAAAACACGACGTTAATGACGCCCAAAAAAGTCATCATTTTGGAAGGTATTTTATTGCTGACTGAACCGCGTCTCCGTGATTTGATGCACGCCTCTGTTTTTATGGATACCCCTCTTGATATCTGTCTGTTACGCCGTGTGAAACGAGATGTGGAAGAGCGTGGTCGGACTATGGAGTCGGTATTGAAGCAATATCAGAAGACGGTACGTCCAATGTTCTTACAGTTCATTGAACCTTCGAAACAACATGCTGATATTATTGTGCCGCGTGGTGGTAAAAACCGAATTGCAATTGATGTATTGAAAGCGCACATTGCGAAACTTTTAAAATCATAATTAATATTGAGGACGGGGAGGCATGTCATCGCCACCCGAGGAGAACCATTTGTGAGATTGTGTGATAAGGACATAAAAAAATATTTGGCCGAAGGTAAAATTGCCATGAGCCCTGCGCCCTCTGAAGACAGTATTAGTGGTTTAACGGTTGATGTTCGTTTAGGACATCAATTCCGTGTATTTAGTGACCATAGTGCGCCTTATATCGATTTATCTGGCAAAAAAGAGCAAGTTGCCGCTCAGCTTGAAAAAGTGATGAGTGATGAGATTGAAATTGCCGATGATGAAGCGTTTTATTTGCACCCAGGTCAATTAGCTCTTGCAGTGACCTATGAATCTGTCGATTTACCAGCAAACATTGTCGGATGGCTTGATGGGCGTTCATCTTTAGCTCGCTTGGGCTTGATGGTGCATGTGACGGCACACCGAATTGATCCAGGCTGGTCTGGCCGTATCGTGCTAGAGTTTTATAACTCAGGCCGTTTACCA comes from the Vibrio gangliei genome and includes:
- the dcd gene encoding dCTP deaminase; its protein translation is MRLCDKDIKKYLAEGKIAMSPAPSEDSISGLTVDVRLGHQFRVFSDHSAPYIDLSGKKEQVAAQLEKVMSDEIEIADDEAFYLHPGQLALAVTYESVDLPANIVGWLDGRSSLARLGLMVHVTAHRIDPGWSGRIVLEFYNSGRLPLALKPMMPIGALSFEVLSGDAEKPYNKRDNAKYKNQQGAVASRINED
- the metG gene encoding methionine--tRNA ligase; its protein translation is MATDPRKILVTCALPYANGSIHLGHMLEHIQADVWVRYQRLRGNTVNFICADDAHGTPIMLKAQQLGIKPEDMIAEVQKEHEQDFVGFNISFDNYHSTHSEENRELASLIYLRLKENGFITSRTISQLFDPEKEMFLPDRFVKGTCPKCKAEDQYGDNCDACGETYSPTDLINPKSAVSGATPVMKDSEHFFFDLPQFQSMLKEWTRSGSLQAETANKMQEWFEGGLQQWDISRDAPYFGFEIPGEKNKFFYVWLDAPIGYMGSFKNLCDKRDDLNFDDYWKQDSDAELYHFIGKDIVYFHSLFWPAMLDGAGFRKPNNVFVHGYVTVNGAKMSKSKGTFVKASTYLKHLDPECLRYYYAAKLNSRIDDLDLNLEDFTQRVNSDVVNKIVNLASRNAGFITKRFEGKLSTQFAEPALYQEFADAADRIGELYETREFGRAIREITALADKANQYVDEKAPWVVAKEEGKDQELQDICTVGINLFRVLMTYLKPVMPELAARSEAFLNETLTWENIAQPLVAHDITKFKALFNRIDPKHVEAMIEASKEDAAAEMAAKEQAEQAAQSELDKEPIEAEIEFDDFAKIDLRIAKIISCEEVPKANKLLKFQLDIGGETRQVFSGIKAAYKPEDLVGKLTVVVANLKPRKMKFGMSEGMILAAGPGGKDLWILEPHEGAQPGMRVM
- the apbC gene encoding iron-sulfur cluster carrier protein ApbC → MSTRDSEAFTMQQQCIQHLNQFQHEALVDGWADTPNMVGINQDNHVIINLPFVYQGLTEAMQAWCDEQTTLGFPTVEVTTKIKPLETKLAQPVKGVKNILAVTSAKGGVGKSTTAVNLALALHALGAKVGLLDADIYGPSVPLMLGTKGKKPEVRDNKWMLPVQAHGLYTNSIGYLIDDQDAAVWRGPMASKALNQILNETLWPELDYLVMDMPPGTGDIQLTLAQQVPVTSALVVTTPQDLALADARKGVAMFEKVDTPVLGLIENMSYHICSQCGHHEAIFGQGGAHKMAQDMQLPLLAQIPLHIDLRTDIDNGCPTVTSRPDSEHSAIYFQLASNISTNLFWQGKPRVDDIMFVEVN
- the udk gene encoding uridine kinase, with the translated sequence MPEKNKCVIVGIAGASASGKSLIASTIYKELRAKVGDNQIGVITEDCYYRDQSHLSMEERVKTNYDHPSALDHDLLCEQLEKLIQGESVEIPEYSYSEHTRTKNTTLMTPKKVIILEGILLLTEPRLRDLMHASVFMDTPLDICLLRRVKRDVEERGRTMESVLKQYQKTVRPMFLQFIEPSKQHADIIVPRGGKNRIAIDVLKAHIAKLLKS